GCTCCACGCGCGAACGCATAGCGGCCAGGCCGAAGGAACCCGACGGCGGGCGGGCGAGCACGTCGGCGGCGATGCCGACCCCGTCGTCCACGACGTCGAGCAGGACCTGCGCGTCGGCGTAGGTCAGCGTCAGGCGCAGCCGGGCCGCGTCGGCGTGGCGCACCACGTTCGCGACCGCGCCCTGCGCGATCCGCACCAGGGCCGCCTCGATCGGCATCGGCAGCCGCTCGGGGGTGCCCTCCACCACCAGTTGCGCGGTGCGGACCGGGGTGTTGGCGCGCAGGCAGATTCGCTCCAAGGCCTGGGCAAGCGACTGGCCCTCCAACGCGGCGGGCGCCAATTCAGCTATCAGCCTTCGGGTTTCGGCGAGATTCTCGGCCGCGGTCTCGCGCGCCAGGACGATCTGTTGCAGCGCAGGGTGTTCCGGTGCCGACTGCTCAGCGGCATGCAGGAGCAATTGGATACTGCTCAGCCCCTGGGCGACCGTGTCGTGGATCTCCTTGGCCAGCCGCTCCCGCTCGGCCAGCTTGCCCGCGGTGCGTTCCCGCTCCGCGAGAGTGGCTCGGGTGCTGAGCAATTCGTCGATCAGGCGCTGCCGTTGCGCCGACTCGCGAAACAGCGCCTGATAACCCAGGCCGATGCCGACCGCCACCGCCGCGCCGAAGATCGGGCCGATCACCCCGGCCACCGACCAGCCGCGGTGCGCGCCGAAGCCCAGCACCGCGATCGCGGTCGACGCCGCGACGGCCACCAGACTCCACGGCCGGGGCAGCAGGTGCAGATAGAGGAAGAACAAGCCGAATGCCAGGTAGCCGGCGTCGGGGGCGAGCACGACCAGTCCGAGCCACCACACCGTCAGCGCTCCCAGCCACAGCTGGATACCGCCCGGACGTCCGTTCACCACCGACCCCGCGAAGTAGGTCAGCAGGAACAGCGCGGTCAACGCCACCACGGGCAACGGGTGCGCCGCACCGGGCAGCAGCGCGCGGACCGCGACCACCACCGCCAGCGCCGTCACCAGCACATGCAGGCCGTAGCGCAGCGCGGTGAAGACAGGCGTGAGCGGTGACGAGTGCACCCTGCCAGCTTATGTGCGGCTACCTCGGCGGCATCCATCGAAAGGTGTAAAACGGCACCCACCGTTCGATCGGGCGCGGTTCCTCCGCCGGTGCGATGGCGGCGGGCGCCTTAAGGGGAACAGTGAAATCATGTTCGTCGCACTCCGAGATCTGCGCGCCGCCCGCGGTCGCTTCCTGCTCATCACCCTGGTCGTCACGCTCGTGGCGCTGCTGGTGAGTTTCCTGAGCGGGCTCACCGCGGGGCTGGCGCACCAGAACATCTCGGCCGTGCAGTCGTTCCCCGGGGACACGGTGGTGTTCGCCGACACCGGTGGGAAGCCCTCGTTCGAGGCCTCGACGCTGAGCCGGGAACAGGTCGCCGCCTGGCAGTCCGCGGCCGGACCCGACGGCACGGTCGACCCCATCGGCATCAGTCACGGCAAGGTCGATCCCGGCGGGCGGCCCGCGGCGCAGGTCGCGTTGTTCGGCACGCAGGGCACAGCATTTGGCAACCGCTCCGCAACCGAGAACGGCAGCGTGGTGCTGAGCACCGGCGCCGCCACGGAGCTCGGTGCGGCGGCGGGCGATTCGGTCACCATCGGCGGGCGCGCGTTCACCGTGCGCGCCGTCGCCGGGGACGACTGGTACAGCCACACGCCGGTGGTGTGGCTGACCCTCACCGATTGGCAGACGCTCGACCCGCGGGCGGGTGCGGCTACCGTGCTCGCCATCTCCGGCGTGCCGGATGTCGCGGCGGTGAACGCGGCCACGCATACCCAAACGACGAGTTCGTCCGGCGCGCTCTCGGCGCTCAGCGCCTACCAGGCCGAAAACGGTTCGCTGACAGTGATGACGGTGCTGCTCTTCGTCATCTCGGCGCTCGTGATCGGCGCGTTCTTCACCGTGTGGACGGTGCAGCGGATGCCCGACATCGCGACCCTGAAGGCACTCGGCGCGACCTCCGGCTCCCTCGTCCGCGACGCCCTCGCGCAAGCCGCGATCGTGCTGAGCGCCGGAGTGGCGGTCGGTCTCGGAATCACGGTCACCGCGGCGGCTTTCCTCGGCGACGCGCTTCCGTTCGTTCTCAGCCCGGCCACCACGCTGCTGCCCGCGGCCGCGTTGATCGCGCTCGGTCTGCTCGGCGCCGCGTTCGCCCTGCGCTTCCTGTTCACCACCGACCCGTTGACCGCGCTCGGCGCGGCACGTTGAGCCACTGGAGTTTCCGATCATGAGCACTACCGCACTCACCGTCGACGACGTGACCCTCACCTACCCCGACGGCGCCGGCCGCCTCACCGCACTGGACCGGGTGAGCCTGCGCGTCGAAGGCGGCGACATCGCCGCGATCACCGGTCCCTCCGGCTCCGGAAAATCCAGCCTGCTTGCCGTCGTTTCCACCCTGATCCGTCCCGACTCCGGCCGCATAGAACTCCGAACACCCAGCGGCAGAGTCGATCTCACCACCGTCGGCCGTCGCGAAGCGGCCGCGCTTCGCCGTTCGTCCATCGGCATCGTCTTCCAGCAGCCGAACCTGATCCCCGCCCTGACCACCCTCGAGCAACTAGAGGTGATGACCCATCTAGGCCAACAGCTGCACATCCCTGCCCGCCGACGCAGCGAAACACGTTCCAGGGCAATGGAACTCCTGTATTCCGTCGGCCTCGCCGACCAGCACGCCAAACGCCCCGCCCAACTCTCCGGCGGCCAACGCCAACGCGTCAACATAGCCCGCGCCCTCATGAACACCCCCGCCCTCCTCGTCATCGACGAGCCCACCAGCGCACTCGACACCGAAAAAGGCGCCGCCATAATCGATCTAATCCTCACCATCACGAAAACCCACAACACCGCAACCCTTCTGGTCACCCACGACCACACCCACCTCCCCCAAATGACCACCGTCCACCACATGACCGATGGCCACCTGACCCAATCCCGAAACAGCGAAAACTGGAACTTTCCAAAGCAATTGGTTCCAAAAACAGCCTGATCTTGATCGCGATCAGGCGCGGAGGCCGAGTAGGGCGTTGTGTTCGCGGTGGACTTTGGCGCGGAGGGTGTCGACGAAGGCGGCTACTTCGGGGCGGCGGAGGGTTTCGGGGCGGGCGACCAGCCAGTAGGCGAGGTTGACGGAGACGGTGTCGGCGAGGACGCGGATCAGGTCGGGGTGGCGGTCGGCCATGAAACACGGGAGCAGACCGAGACCCGCTGCGGCACGGGTGGCCTCGACATGGACGAAAACGTTTGTGGAGGTGACGGATTCGCGCATGGCGGGGGCGAAGCTGGAAGCCAAGTCCAGGTCGTCCACCTGCAGCATGGAATCGATGAAGTAGACGAGGGGGTGCGCGGCGAGGTCGTCGATGGTGGCCGGAGTGCCGTGCTCGCGCAGATAGTCCCGGGAACCGTAGAGGCCGAGACAGTAGTCGGAGAGCCGAATGGCGGTGGCGCGGTGCACCTGCGGCT
This genomic stretch from Nocardia brasiliensis ATCC 700358 harbors:
- a CDS encoding sensor histidine kinase; translation: MHSSPLTPVFTALRYGLHVLVTALAVVVAVRALLPGAAHPLPVVALTALFLLTYFAGSVVNGRPGGIQLWLGALTVWWLGLVVLAPDAGYLAFGLFFLYLHLLPRPWSLVAVAASTAIAVLGFGAHRGWSVAGVIGPIFGAAVAVGIGLGYQALFRESAQRQRLIDELLSTRATLAERERTAGKLAERERLAKEIHDTVAQGLSSIQLLLHAAEQSAPEHPALQQIVLARETAAENLAETRRLIAELAPAALEGQSLAQALERICLRANTPVRTAQLVVEGTPERLPMPIEAALVRIAQGAVANVVRHADAARLRLTLTYADAQVLLDVVDDGVGIAADVLARPPSGSFGLAAMRSRVEQQGGTMAVESEPGHTAVTVAFPLWEDRP
- a CDS encoding ABC transporter ATP-binding protein, translating into MSTTALTVDDVTLTYPDGAGRLTALDRVSLRVEGGDIAAITGPSGSGKSSLLAVVSTLIRPDSGRIELRTPSGRVDLTTVGRREAAALRRSSIGIVFQQPNLIPALTTLEQLEVMTHLGQQLHIPARRRSETRSRAMELLYSVGLADQHAKRPAQLSGGQRQRVNIARALMNTPALLVIDEPTSALDTEKGAAIIDLILTITKTHNTATLLVTHDHTHLPQMTTVHHMTDGHLTQSRNSENWNFPKQLVPKTA
- a CDS encoding ABC transporter permease; the protein is MFVALRDLRAARGRFLLITLVVTLVALLVSFLSGLTAGLAHQNISAVQSFPGDTVVFADTGGKPSFEASTLSREQVAAWQSAAGPDGTVDPIGISHGKVDPGGRPAAQVALFGTQGTAFGNRSATENGSVVLSTGAATELGAAAGDSVTIGGRAFTVRAVAGDDWYSHTPVVWLTLTDWQTLDPRAGAATVLAISGVPDVAAVNAATHTQTTSSSGALSALSAYQAENGSLTVMTVLLFVISALVIGAFFTVWTVQRMPDIATLKALGATSGSLVRDALAQAAIVLSAGVAVGLGITVTAAAFLGDALPFVLSPATTLLPAAALIALGLLGAAFALRFLFTTDPLTALGAAR
- a CDS encoding LysR family transcriptional regulator, whose protein sequence is MAGSARRPSADDLLVLLAVGRSGRFVSAAEELGINHTTISRRIAALEHTLGGRVLTRAAGGWELTDLGREALAAAEVVESAVKSLSADAGGVRVLEGVVRISATDGFSAYLAAPAAAEVQRQHPKITVEIVATTRRASTQRSGLDLEVVVGEPQVHRATAIRLSDYCLGLYGSRDYLREHGTPATIDDLAAHPLVYFIDSMLQVDDLDLASSFAPAMRESVTSTNVFVHVEATRAAAGLGLLPCFMADRHPDLIRVLADTVSVNLAYWLVARPETLRRPEVAAFVDTLRAKVHREHNALLGLRA